Part of the Terriglobia bacterium genome, CTCCCCGGGTGAGCACGACCGAGACGCCGGACTTCGCCGCGCCGGGAAGTAGCGTCAGTCCGCCGACCCTCGCGCGCTCGAAGTCGGGGTGGGAAACTTCGAGGATCTGGCTCTCCCCCGGGGCGAGTCGGTTCGCCTTGAACGTGCCGTCGGTCCGGCTGCGGAACGCGGGCGGTTCGGCCCGGAGCCACCTCCGGAGCGTCCGCGCGGGCGGAACGTTGCCGGTCGGGATGAGCGAGCCCCGGGCATCCGCGACGGGCTTCCCGTCCGAATCGATGACGCGGCCCGAGAGCGTCGCGCCGAGCACGAGGGGAACGTCGACCTTCTTCGTCTCGCCCACGGCCAGCGGGACGCTGCGCCGCGTCCAGACGACGTAGCGGGGCTCGTCGGCGCGCAGCGACCAGGACCGTGGGGGGAGCGCACGCAGCGCGTAGGCTCCGTCGGGCCCCGATCGGGCGACCCGCTTCCTTCCGGCCGAGCGCACCTCGATCCTCGTGCGCGGCACCGGTCGCCCCGACTTGGCGTCGACCGTGCGGCCGAGCAGGGTCGCCGGCGGTTCGAGGACGAGCGCGAGCGGCTTTCCGTCGACGAGGGGCAGCTTCACCCCTCCCTGCTCCACATAGCCGGTCTCGCCGTCGTCGGCGATCACCGTCACCGCCCCGGTCGGCGCGTCGGTCAAAGTGAACCTGCCGTCGCTCTCCGTTTCCACCCATCTCGTGGCGACCCGTGCTTCGACCCGCACGAGCGCACCCGCGGCGGGGGAGACACGGTCCGCCTTTCGCACGATCCCCGAAACCGAGACGCCGCGTCCCAGGACGATCGGCCTCGCCAAGGTGCCGGCCTTCACCTGCGTGACGCGCCCGGCCTGGAGCCCCACCCTTTCCACGGCGAGCGTGTTGCCCGATGCACTGGCGTCGTCGAAGCGGAAACCGCCGTCGACCGACGTGAGCGTGCGCCGTGGAGCGGCCTCGATCTCGGGATCACCGAGGCGATCGGGTTGCGCCAGGAGGACGACCTCGGCATTCCCGACCGGCGCTCCCGACGCGTCGGTCACCTTGCCTGCCAGTTTCTCGCCCTTGAGGACGACGTGCTCGCCCAGGTCCTCGATCTCCGAGGCGTCGAACACACCGGCGAGCGCGACGGCGACCGCGCCGCCCCCCTCGGCCCGAACGGTGAAGAGCTTCTCCTCGCCCGGCTGGGCGGTCACGGCCAGAGTGAACGACCCATCGAGTCCCGTCGTGACGGACGCCAAGGGCGGCGGCGGCGGTCCTCGTCGCGCGTCGCGGCGGGCCTCCTCGGTGGGGGTCTCGTACGGAATCGCGGACACGGACACCCCCGCCGCCGGGCGATCGATGAGGATCAGGCGTCCCCGGAGTTGCCCGGCGCGGGACGCGCCGACGGCCGCGAGGATCGATGCCGTCAACCCGATGGAACGCACGAACGAAGGTCTCATGGGCCGCCCTCTGTCCTCCCGCTCGCGGCTCATGGGTCGCGAGAAGGTGAGCGTCGTGGCACGGGACCGCCGGTACGAGTCAACGAGCAAGGTCCACCGAGCCCCGGCGATGCATGGTACCCGACGCGGTCGTCCCTACCCGTAAAGTCCCCGCAAAAGAATCGTAACGAGTGTGAAGCCCCCGGAACCCCCTCGGCCGGGGGACAGGAGTTTGCCTCGATCGGCAGCCTTCGGACGACCCGCTCCGTGGTAGGATCGGCCCTTTCAGAGGAGGGCTCGATCGTGCGGAATCGGCGTCGCAACCCCATCAGGCATCAGGTCCGGACGATCCGTAAGGCGCTCGCGTCGATCGAGCGTACGCTCGCTAGGCTCGTCGCGGTCACGAATGGCGACGGCCGGGGTGTCGCCTCCTCGACGGGGCAGGCTCGGCGGCGTCTGAAGCTGTCGCCGGCGCGCCGGGCGGCCCTCGAGATCCAGGGACGTTACATGGGTTCCCTTCGGCCTCTGAAACCGAGGCAGAAGGCGCGGGTCAAAGAGCTGAGGGCAAGAAAGGGACTCCCCGCGGCGATCGCACTGGCGAAACGGCTCGCAAGAAGATGATCGAGCGGACTACTCGCCGGCCCCGCGCGGCCGCATCAACATCGCGTCGATCTCGGCCTCGGCCTCGATCCAGTCACGGCTCGGATCGCCGCCTTGGAAGCCCCGGCGCTCGGCCTTGAGATAAGCGGACTCCGCGATCAGCCTCTGGCGCTCCTCGGGTGGGATGCCCTTCCGGGGCCTTCCGCCCTTGACGGCCGCCGCTTTTTTCGGGTTCCCAGCCTCCGCGGCGGCCGAAGTCGCCTTCGTTCTCGTCGCGCTGGTCTTCTTCGTCGGGACCTTCCGTTCCGATTCCATTGTTTCCGGTGCCTCCTCAGGGTTCCGTCTCGCGTGCATTATGCACAGATCGGTCCCCTTTGTCTGCCCCCAGGGCGCCGCGTGGACAGGGGGCTCGCGCGGGGCGTATCCTCGGATCGATCACGACTCCCAAGGAGGTCCCATGAGCACTCGAACCATCGCAACGTTGATCTCGGTCGTGCTCCTGGCCGGGATGGCCTTCGCGGCGGGCGGGACCGCTCCGGTCAAGCCGCCGAAAAGGACGCACGACATGACGGTCCAGGTCGTCTCCTTCGACATGAAGGCCAAGACGATCACGATCAAGGACGAACAGGGCCAGACGAAGACCGCGCC contains:
- a CDS encoding DUF2934 domain-containing protein — encoded protein: MESERKVPTKKTSATRTKATSAAAEAGNPKKAAAVKGGRPRKGIPPEERQRLIAESAYLKAERRGFQGGDPSRDWIEAEAEIDAMLMRPRGAGE